In Chitinophaga sp. HK235, a single window of DNA contains:
- a CDS encoding lantibiotic dehydratase encodes MSELVPLNFYLLRLPLLPFGKPVQLPEEHIAFATAIATIYENPLLQEAIYLASPALHQEMMKWLHSPAQSDTRHQKLILALYRYLLRMSVRATPYGLFAGCATGTITAAPSRLEVTPTRVMQKITRLDMGYLSEIAAALAKDPETRQKIRFFPNNSLYLSGESYRYFEYQQQDKRRRYFLSGFTCTPYIAAVVVAAAKGAWLSELVNVLTEQGIPEAEATRFLHLLIDNQILTAETDPAVTDSDYLSRMINLLQDGPEPPAIVEPLQAIQQLLLHQQHGIQRYQQIREIVQACFPAIDGKDLIQSDLFFTPAANTLNATTVKQLVSKCAALAVLTRPVECADLATFRQQFYQKFEEREIPLMQALDSESGIGYGLVSGDNSSYTPLIDDLVMPGQKNAGNIAWNYYHRFVMNKYLDTQRQGLTRIDITSEDLAALASEDQQPVMPASLFLMGALVADNAQALDAGDYSFILKSFAGPQTWSLLGRFAAGNDSLAQQLREQVRQEQQNNPDRIIAEVVHLPEGRTGNVLLRPRLYDYEIPFLANASVDQDFQIPVSDLHISVRNNRVVLRSRRLGKEILPRLTSAHNFEQGLPAYKFLCDLQQQEHARGFIWDWGLLGEQPFLPSVHYGNIVLSRARWYLTGKEFQSLQSQTSPTEVLLTMWKKYHLPDQVLLAEGDNELLIHIHNPYGQQLAVEKLKKGNIVLLEYYFGPASSLVAGEEGAYSNEVIIPVLNKSYVHQQASPAPALPERVQRVFPPGSEWLYAKIYCGPKWMDKLLVRELLPLMTELREKGLIQQWFFLRYQDPDHHLRIRLLQTPAPAGSNVLTERLRQLIQPYIENDVVKKLQYDTYVRELERYGEQTMPLSETLFFYDSETAARLLTFIPRNETNDRWLLTLKGVDDLLSAFGLKDTEKLDLCRQLYNGFFTEFNGNDTLLLQLNNKYRRHMRLIADLLQQSPQQAVWPPQVTAVFEERASRLAGIRWQLHSMAADGLIPENMYLELLPHYIHMFMNRMFIANARMHELVVHHFLMKYYTSRVAQRARQMS; translated from the coding sequence ATGTCAGAACTCGTGCCACTCAACTTTTATCTGCTTCGTTTGCCCCTGCTTCCTTTTGGGAAGCCGGTTCAACTGCCGGAAGAACATATTGCTTTTGCGACAGCAATAGCTACTATCTATGAAAACCCACTTTTACAGGAAGCCATTTACCTGGCCAGCCCCGCCTTACATCAGGAAATGATGAAATGGCTCCACTCGCCCGCCCAATCAGATACCAGACATCAGAAGTTAATCCTCGCCCTTTACCGCTACCTCCTCAGGATGAGCGTAAGGGCAACCCCATATGGCCTTTTCGCCGGATGTGCCACCGGTACCATCACCGCTGCCCCATCCCGCCTGGAGGTGACGCCCACCCGTGTTATGCAAAAGATAACGAGGCTGGACATGGGCTATCTTTCCGAAATAGCCGCGGCCCTCGCCAAAGACCCCGAAACCCGCCAGAAGATCAGGTTTTTCCCCAACAACAGCCTCTATCTCAGCGGGGAGTCCTACCGGTATTTTGAATATCAGCAACAGGATAAAAGACGCCGTTATTTTCTCAGCGGATTTACCTGTACCCCCTACATCGCAGCAGTAGTGGTAGCTGCAGCCAAAGGTGCCTGGCTGTCTGAACTGGTGAATGTGCTCACCGAACAGGGCATCCCTGAAGCAGAAGCCACCAGATTCCTGCATCTGCTGATAGACAACCAGATATTAACCGCAGAAACAGATCCTGCCGTAACCGACAGTGATTATCTTTCGAGAATGATCAACCTGTTACAGGATGGCCCTGAACCCCCTGCCATCGTTGAACCTCTGCAGGCGATACAACAGCTGCTTCTTCATCAGCAGCACGGTATACAGCGGTATCAGCAGATCCGGGAAATAGTGCAGGCCTGTTTCCCCGCTATTGATGGAAAAGACCTGATACAATCCGATCTCTTTTTTACGCCGGCAGCCAATACGCTGAATGCCACCACCGTAAAACAACTGGTGTCAAAATGTGCTGCGCTGGCGGTACTCACCCGGCCCGTGGAATGTGCAGACCTGGCCACCTTCCGGCAGCAGTTCTATCAGAAATTCGAAGAGCGCGAAATACCGCTGATGCAGGCACTGGACAGTGAATCCGGTATCGGCTATGGACTGGTATCCGGCGATAATTCCAGCTATACCCCGCTGATAGATGACCTGGTGATGCCCGGTCAGAAGAATGCTGGTAATATCGCATGGAACTATTACCACCGTTTTGTGATGAACAAATATCTGGATACACAGCGGCAGGGATTAACCCGTATCGATATTACCTCCGAAGACCTGGCAGCACTGGCTTCCGAAGACCAGCAACCGGTGATGCCAGCTAGCCTGTTTCTGATGGGAGCCCTGGTGGCTGATAATGCGCAGGCCCTCGATGCCGGTGATTATTCGTTTATTCTTAAATCATTTGCCGGTCCGCAAACCTGGTCCCTGCTCGGGCGCTTTGCCGCAGGCAATGATAGCCTGGCGCAACAACTCCGGGAACAGGTACGGCAGGAACAGCAAAACAATCCGGACCGTATTATCGCGGAAGTGGTACACCTGCCTGAAGGCCGTACCGGTAATGTGTTGTTACGCCCCCGGCTATACGATTATGAGATACCTTTCCTGGCCAACGCTTCTGTAGACCAGGATTTTCAGATACCTGTCAGCGACCTGCATATCAGTGTCCGCAACAACAGGGTGGTACTGCGTTCCCGCCGGCTGGGAAAAGAAATCCTGCCCCGCCTTACCAGTGCGCATAATTTTGAACAGGGACTGCCTGCCTACAAATTCCTCTGCGATCTGCAGCAGCAGGAACATGCCAGAGGTTTCATATGGGACTGGGGTTTGTTAGGGGAACAACCTTTTCTGCCTTCCGTTCATTATGGAAATATTGTATTGAGTAGGGCCAGATGGTACCTGACAGGAAAGGAGTTTCAGTCTTTACAGTCTCAAACCAGCCCTACTGAGGTCCTGCTGACGATGTGGAAAAAGTATCATCTTCCCGATCAGGTATTGCTGGCAGAGGGAGATAATGAACTGTTGATACATATCCACAATCCATACGGACAGCAGCTGGCTGTGGAAAAACTGAAGAAAGGAAATATAGTGCTGCTGGAATATTATTTCGGCCCGGCATCCAGTCTGGTAGCGGGCGAAGAAGGTGCCTACAGCAATGAAGTGATCATCCCCGTTCTTAATAAATCCTATGTTCATCAGCAGGCCTCGCCTGCGCCGGCTCTGCCGGAAAGGGTACAGCGTGTATTCCCTCCCGGTAGCGAATGGTTATATGCTAAAATTTACTGTGGCCCCAAATGGATGGACAAACTGCTGGTCCGTGAACTGTTGCCCCTGATGACTGAACTGCGGGAGAAAGGGTTGATACAACAATGGTTTTTCCTGCGTTATCAGGACCCCGATCATCACCTGAGGATAAGACTCCTGCAAACGCCGGCACCCGCCGGCAGTAATGTGCTGACAGAGCGCTTACGGCAGCTCATTCAGCCATATATAGAAAATGATGTAGTTAAAAAACTGCAATACGATACCTATGTTCGTGAGTTGGAGCGTTATGGAGAACAAACCATGCCGCTCAGCGAAACACTGTTTTTTTATGACAGTGAGACCGCAGCAAGGCTCCTTACTTTTATCCCCCGAAATGAAACCAATGACCGGTGGCTGTTGACCCTGAAAGGAGTCGATGACCTGCTCTCCGCCTTCGGGCTGAAAGACACGGAGAAACTGGACCTGTGCCGCCAGCTGTACAACGGATTCTTTACCGAGTTTAATGGTAATGATACGTTATTATTGCAACTGAACAACAAATACCGCCGCCATATGCGGCTGATTGCTGATCTGTTGCAACAATCGCCACAACAGGCAGTATGGCCGCCACAGGTGACAGCCGTCTTTGAAGAACGTGCTTCGCGGCTGGCCGGCATACGCTGGCAGCTGCACAGCATGGCTGCAGACGGTCTTATTCCGGAAAACATGTATCTGGAGCTGTTGCCACATTACATCCATATGTTCATGAACAGGATGTTTATTGCCAACGCCAGAATGCATGAACTGGTGGTACATCACTTCCTGATGAAGTATTATACCTCCCGTGTAGCCCAGCGTGCCAGACAAATGTCATGA
- a CDS encoding amidohydrolase family protein, which yields MKLLLTSLLSLAVMQALAQKTFVQCGKLIDGTGAAPRQSVTIVIEGKTINAIQNGYTTGGTGDVTIDLKDKTVLPGLIDCHVHIESQYNKGSILDGFRLNDADIAYRAEGFARKTLQAGFTTVRDLGGTGVNIALRNAINQGLVEGPNILTAGTAISATGGHMDESVGLRDEMHPPSSPEKGVANGKDELVKAVRYQFKKGADVIKIASTGGVLDLSKDGSGAQFTVDEIKTVVETAKDYGMRVACHAHGAEGIKRAILAGVNSIEHGTYIDDEGMKLAKRNGTWYVPTIIAGKSVADSAKIPGFFPPVIAGKASEVGPRMQQAFARAYKAGVKIAFGTDAGVYEHGRNALEFQYMVEAGMPAMAAIQAATVNAAELLGISKERGSVTAGKMADLIAVDGDPLLHIKVLSDVSFVMKEGKVYKKK from the coding sequence ATGAAACTACTTTTAACCTCCCTGCTTTCCCTTGCCGTGATGCAGGCTTTGGCACAGAAAACATTTGTACAATGCGGTAAACTGATTGATGGTACCGGGGCGGCACCCCGCCAATCGGTCACCATTGTGATCGAAGGTAAAACCATCAATGCTATCCAGAACGGCTATACGACAGGCGGAACAGGCGATGTGACCATCGACCTGAAAGATAAAACCGTATTGCCTGGCCTGATCGATTGCCATGTGCATATTGAAAGCCAGTATAACAAAGGCTCCATACTGGACGGTTTCCGCCTGAATGATGCCGATATTGCCTATAGAGCAGAAGGCTTTGCCCGTAAAACACTGCAGGCCGGATTTACCACCGTACGGGATTTGGGCGGCACTGGTGTTAACATTGCGCTGCGCAACGCTATCAATCAGGGTCTGGTAGAAGGTCCGAACATCCTTACCGCAGGCACGGCCATTTCCGCTACCGGCGGCCATATGGACGAATCAGTAGGACTGCGTGATGAAATGCATCCTCCCTCCAGCCCTGAAAAAGGTGTGGCCAACGGAAAAGATGAACTGGTGAAAGCTGTTCGTTATCAGTTTAAAAAAGGAGCAGATGTGATCAAGATCGCTTCTACCGGTGGTGTGCTGGATCTGAGCAAAGATGGTTCCGGCGCACAGTTTACAGTAGATGAGATTAAAACAGTAGTGGAAACTGCCAAAGATTACGGTATGCGGGTTGCCTGTCATGCACATGGCGCTGAAGGCATCAAACGGGCTATCCTCGCTGGTGTCAACTCTATCGAACATGGTACTTATATCGATGATGAAGGCATGAAGCTGGCCAAACGTAATGGTACCTGGTATGTACCAACCATCATCGCCGGTAAATCAGTAGCGGATTCTGCGAAGATCCCCGGTTTTTTCCCACCTGTGATTGCGGGTAAAGCCAGCGAGGTAGGACCCAGGATGCAACAGGCTTTCGCCAGGGCTTACAAAGCCGGTGTGAAGATTGCTTTTGGCACAGATGCCGGTGTATATGAACACGGAAGAAATGCATTGGAGTTCCAGTACATGGTGGAAGCCGGCATGCCGGCCATGGCAGCCATTCAGGCGGCTACCGTGAATGCTGCTGAACTGCTGGGCATCAGTAAGGAAAGAGGATCCGTTACCGCCGGTAAAATGGCCGATCTGATTGCGGTAGACGGTGATCCTTTGCTGCATATCAAAGTCCTTTCTGACGTGAGTTTTGTGATGAAGGAAGGAAAAGTATACAAGAAAAAATAA
- a CDS encoding helix-turn-helix domain-containing protein — MPEFFHDKRLYYTPIEFALSHIGGTWKMPILWRLQESPQRFSELKKDIPHITDKMLTSQLRELEAKGLVSRTVYPVVPPRVEYSLTEKGRKAIPVIETIMKYGFSLIQEAGIEYPPRKQ, encoded by the coding sequence ATGCCTGAATTTTTTCATGATAAAAGACTGTACTATACACCTATCGAATTTGCGTTGAGCCATATCGGTGGTACCTGGAAAATGCCGATACTGTGGCGGCTGCAGGAAAGTCCGCAACGTTTCAGTGAACTAAAAAAAGATATTCCTCATATTACAGACAAAATGCTGACCTCACAGCTCAGAGAGCTGGAAGCCAAAGGGCTGGTGAGCAGAACAGTATACCCGGTAGTACCGCCAAGAGTGGAATACAGCCTGACAGAAAAAGGCCGTAAAGCCATCCCTGTCATCGAAACGATCATGAAATACGGATTTTCATTAATTCAGGAGGCCGGGATTGAATATCCTCCCCGGAAGCAATAA
- a CDS encoding efflux RND transporter periplasmic adaptor subunit, whose product MTNIPNIQYSYMRAIASFSLLALLSACNHHQQAPAAVTTSDTVPVFILQQDILKKTAEFPAELVPYENADLFAKVQGFVKEMKVDMGDRVKKGQVLAVIEAPEINSRLAESEAAVQSAKAKWASSRDNYERLYRASQARTPGIVAPADLERSRNQMLADSASYVASTKQAQSYKAVSGYLYITAPFDGVITARKADPGSLVGTNAMLLTVQNNKVLRLRVAIPESYVAAASAVKNIDFRVDAYPTEQFKAVLTRKSETIDPNTRTELWEFQVNNSDHHLKAGVFCYVKIPLERGTPSFIVPFSAVVTTQEKKFVIRVKDGKAEWVDVRQGMTVDAGTEIFGNIAVGDTLVKKATDERKPGSAGIWTIAH is encoded by the coding sequence ATGACAAACATTCCTAACATACAATACAGCTACATGCGGGCGATCGCCTCCTTTTCTTTACTGGCTTTGCTTTCGGCCTGTAACCATCATCAGCAGGCACCGGCAGCTGTAACCACGTCGGATACTGTTCCGGTATTTATCCTACAACAGGATATTTTGAAAAAAACAGCGGAGTTCCCTGCTGAACTGGTACCCTACGAAAATGCAGACCTGTTTGCCAAAGTACAGGGCTTTGTAAAAGAGATGAAAGTAGACATGGGAGACCGTGTAAAAAAAGGCCAGGTGCTGGCAGTGATAGAAGCGCCGGAAATAAACAGCCGCCTGGCAGAATCCGAAGCGGCCGTGCAGTCGGCCAAAGCGAAATGGGCTTCCAGCCGCGACAACTATGAGCGGCTGTATCGTGCATCACAGGCCCGTACACCGGGTATCGTAGCCCCGGCAGACCTGGAACGCAGCCGCAATCAAATGCTGGCCGATAGCGCCAGTTATGTGGCCTCTACCAAACAGGCACAATCCTATAAGGCAGTATCAGGATACCTTTATATCACAGCCCCCTTTGATGGTGTGATCACCGCGCGCAAAGCCGATCCTGGCTCACTGGTAGGCACCAACGCTATGTTGCTGACGGTGCAAAACAACAAAGTACTCCGTCTGCGTGTAGCCATTCCTGAAAGTTATGTGGCTGCCGCCAGCGCCGTAAAAAACATAGACTTCAGGGTAGATGCCTATCCTACCGAACAATTTAAAGCTGTACTTACCCGCAAGTCCGAGACGATAGATCCCAATACCAGAACAGAACTGTGGGAGTTCCAGGTAAACAACAGCGACCATCACTTAAAAGCAGGTGTTTTCTGTTATGTAAAAATTCCACTGGAGAGAGGCACCCCTTCCTTTATAGTCCCTTTCTCTGCGGTTGTTACCACACAAGAGAAAAAGTTTGTCATCAGAGTAAAAGACGGGAAAGCAGAATGGGTGGATGTCAGACAGGGAATGACCGTAGATGCGGGTACCGAGATATTTGGTAATATAGCCGTTGGCGATACCCTGGTGAAAAAAGCCACTGATGAGCGAAAACCAGGTAGTGCAGGCATCTGGACAATAGCACACTAA
- a CDS encoding efflux RND transporter permease subunit, whose amino-acid sequence MKLIRSALRHPVTILVVVVAILFFSYLSIRQAKVDIFPRLGLPVVYVAQPYGGLSPEQMEGFVTSYYEYHFLYITGVKSVDSKSIQGAAIIRIEFNEGTDMSQAMAEVVGYVNRSRAFMPPGTVPPFITRFDAGSVPVGQLVFTSDNRSLSEISDLALFRVRPMFSTLPGVSAPPPFGGNQKTVLITIDPDKLRSYNLSPDQVVQAIAKFNTISPAGNVRIGDTTYITPQNSVIESLQDLQNTPLQLGAGPSVYVKDVANVSLGADVTTSYALINGKRSVYIPVTKRADASTWEVVQRVKAALPDMQAAIPDDIKVTYAFDQSGYVINSLKSLLFEGGLGAILTGLMVLLFLGDKRSALIVIMTIPLALLSSAILLYLTGQTINIMTLGGLALAVGILVDEATVTIENIHRHMEAGKTKARAIADGSMEIAGPKLLILLSILAVFVPAMFMNGVPRAMFMPLSLAVGFAMIASFILSQTFVPVVSNWLFKASLPEKERKERGFFDNIKRRYVAAGKRRQSGYRWATGLFLLISAALVVLLFLFTGTELFPQTDSGQTQVRLRMPVGTRFERTEDATRKLLSLTDSIAGKQNVAITSAFVGTQPSSYPVNYIHLWTSGPHESVIKIKLQRGVMPIATFREKLRAAAGKTIPQAKLSFEPGDIVEQVLNLGSSNPIEIAIVNKNLAEGKKTAVLLRQKLATIPSLRDLQIATPLDYPAIRIEMDRVKTGQLGLTSDQVTRSTVAATSSSRFTTPNYWLDKSTGTAYQVQVQYPEFKMNGTSKLEAIPVSGGTGNSHYLNEVASWKRMTVTGEFDRLNQQRYITITANVHHQDLGTVFKAVNKAINSMGQLPNGAKIILRGQPALLQQTLTSLQFGLLIAVVVIFLVMAVYFQSFRVAFTTLSVIPAVVAGSLLFLLLTGNSLNIQSYMGAIMAVGVAIANAVLFITNAEHYRKSNVEAPQLQAAENRLRPILMTTAAMIAGMIPMALGLSEGGDQTAPLGIAVIGGLLFSAISVLFFLPHVYQLLVGRKTFKYVSLDPDDEKSTYYDKHS is encoded by the coding sequence ATGAAACTAATCCGTTCGGCATTACGACATCCGGTCACCATCCTGGTAGTTGTTGTTGCCATTTTATTTTTCTCTTATCTGTCTATCCGGCAGGCTAAAGTAGATATCTTTCCCCGCCTGGGTTTGCCGGTAGTATATGTGGCCCAGCCCTATGGCGGGCTATCGCCGGAGCAGATGGAGGGTTTTGTCACCTCCTATTATGAATATCATTTCCTCTATATCACCGGCGTAAAATCAGTAGACTCCAAAAGCATACAAGGTGCTGCTATCATCAGGATAGAATTCAATGAAGGCACAGATATGAGCCAGGCGATGGCGGAAGTGGTAGGCTATGTAAACCGCTCCAGGGCATTTATGCCGCCCGGTACCGTACCTCCGTTCATTACCCGCTTCGATGCAGGCAGTGTGCCGGTAGGCCAGCTGGTCTTCACTTCAGACAACAGGTCTTTAAGTGAGATCTCCGATCTGGCCCTGTTCCGTGTACGACCTATGTTTTCCACCTTACCCGGCGTATCGGCCCCGCCACCGTTTGGAGGTAATCAGAAAACAGTACTGATCACCATAGATCCTGACAAACTACGTAGTTACAACCTGAGCCCCGACCAGGTGGTACAGGCCATCGCAAAATTCAACACCATCTCTCCTGCCGGCAATGTGCGCATTGGCGACACTACGTATATCACACCACAAAACAGCGTCATAGAATCACTGCAGGACCTGCAAAACACACCGCTACAACTTGGCGCAGGCCCCTCCGTTTATGTAAAAGATGTAGCCAATGTAAGCCTGGGCGCCGATGTCACCACCAGCTATGCACTGATCAATGGTAAACGTTCGGTATATATTCCGGTTACCAAAAGAGCAGATGCTTCTACCTGGGAGGTGGTACAACGGGTAAAAGCCGCGCTACCCGATATGCAGGCCGCTATCCCCGACGATATAAAAGTCACCTATGCCTTCGATCAATCCGGTTATGTGATCAATTCACTGAAAAGCCTTTTGTTTGAAGGTGGTTTGGGAGCCATCCTTACCGGCCTGATGGTGTTGCTCTTTCTGGGCGACAAACGAAGTGCGCTCATCGTCATCATGACCATCCCGCTGGCACTGTTGTCTTCCGCCATCCTGTTGTATCTCACCGGCCAAACCATCAACATCATGACCCTGGGAGGTCTTGCCCTGGCGGTGGGCATACTGGTGGATGAAGCCACCGTTACCATAGAAAACATCCACCGGCATATGGAGGCCGGTAAAACAAAAGCCAGGGCCATCGCTGATGGCAGCATGGAGATAGCCGGACCCAAACTACTGATTCTGCTGAGCATCCTGGCTGTGTTTGTACCTGCCATGTTTATGAACGGTGTACCCAGAGCGATGTTTATGCCGTTGTCACTGGCCGTTGGTTTTGCGATGATTGCCTCTTTTATTTTATCACAGACTTTTGTGCCAGTAGTTTCCAACTGGTTGTTTAAAGCATCACTGCCAGAGAAGGAAAGAAAGGAACGCGGATTTTTTGATAACATCAAACGCCGTTATGTGGCAGCCGGGAAACGCCGGCAATCCGGCTACCGATGGGCTACCGGATTATTTCTGCTGATATCTGCCGCCTTGGTGGTGCTGCTCTTTTTATTTACCGGCACGGAACTGTTTCCACAAACAGACAGCGGACAAACACAGGTACGTTTACGCATGCCCGTAGGTACGCGTTTTGAACGAACAGAAGATGCCACCCGCAAACTGCTCTCACTCACAGACAGCATCGCCGGAAAACAAAACGTAGCCATCACCTCCGCATTTGTGGGTACCCAGCCCTCCAGTTATCCGGTCAACTACATACATCTCTGGACCAGTGGCCCGCATGAATCCGTCATCAAAATTAAACTACAGCGGGGAGTGATGCCCATTGCCACCTTCCGGGAAAAACTACGGGCAGCAGCAGGTAAAACCATCCCCCAAGCCAAACTATCCTTTGAGCCGGGAGATATCGTAGAACAGGTGTTAAACCTCGGTAGCAGCAATCCCATAGAGATCGCCATCGTTAATAAAAACCTGGCCGAAGGCAAAAAAACAGCGGTATTACTCCGGCAAAAACTAGCCACCATCCCTTCTTTACGCGATCTGCAAATCGCTACACCATTGGATTATCCTGCTATCAGAATAGAGATGGACCGTGTAAAAACCGGCCAGCTCGGCCTCACCAGCGATCAGGTAACCCGCTCTACGGTGGCAGCCACTTCTTCCAGCCGTTTTACTACGCCCAACTACTGGCTCGACAAAAGCACCGGCACCGCCTATCAGGTGCAGGTACAATATCCCGAATTTAAAATGAACGGTACCAGCAAGCTGGAAGCCATCCCTGTTTCAGGTGGTACAGGCAACTCACATTACCTCAATGAAGTGGCCTCCTGGAAACGGATGACGGTCACCGGAGAATTCGACAGGCTGAATCAACAGCGGTATATCACGATAACAGCCAATGTTCACCATCAGGACCTGGGTACTGTGTTTAAAGCAGTAAACAAGGCCATCAACAGTATGGGACAGCTGCCCAACGGAGCCAAAATCATACTGCGCGGACAGCCGGCATTGCTGCAACAAACACTCACCAGCCTACAGTTCGGTTTACTCATCGCCGTAGTGGTGATATTCCTCGTAATGGCTGTGTATTTCCAGTCGTTCCGTGTTGCTTTCACAACATTATCCGTGATTCCTGCTGTTGTTGCGGGATCCCTGCTCTTTCTGTTGCTCACCGGCAATTCATTAAACATACAATCCTATATGGGCGCCATCATGGCCGTTGGTGTTGCCATCGCCAATGCGGTACTGTTTATCACCAACGCCGAACATTACCGGAAAAGCAACGTAGAGGCGCCACAGTTACAGGCAGCAGAAAACAGGCTGCGGCCCATCCTGATGACCACTGCTGCCATGATTGCCGGTATGATCCCCATGGCACTGGGGCTGTCGGAAGGCGGTGATCAAACAGCCCCTTTAGGCATTGCCGTTATAGGAGGATTATTATTCTCCGCTATCAGCGTGTTGTTTTTCCTGCCACATGTATATCAGCTGTTGGTTGGAAGAAAAACATTTAAATATGTATCCCTTGATCCTGATGATGAAAAAAGTACTTACTATGACAAACATTCCTAA
- a CDS encoding TolC family protein, which produces MYAYRKMLLVLGTAMVCSLPVHSQQKAIHIRDLPGLVQSSQPQMKSYEEQVKGSRYGIALAQNTLLPEVNVGYQTGYATYNNITGMSYPGLILPISGPPSAGNRYDPVPGTALGALIKWNPLTFGQRQAAVEKAAALYRLAGSSYNEALFRQQYTAIYVYLDAVFLQKLMQTHQANIARTRTGLEQSLVLAREGIRPGIDTTQFQAALAQATTDLLITRRQYYTQVSELTRLTGLPDSPNNIQLSDTSLMGQLPSATDTIQGFSAHPLLRFYQTKKEVSESTLKEIQRTWRPKLDIYANAYARGSGVAADGSVHKADGWSLSRSNYAAGIQLSFPILQFSEVRIKKKQYSALIKADEAQLSQITLDLQKQQATARFNYDQNILVLQQTAVRSQAASFAYEGLQLSYTSGLIDFTRLTQGQYDLLKAETDEAAAFLQVWRSLLDIAVSGGQLTTFTDNLK; this is translated from the coding sequence ATGTACGCTTATCGTAAAATGTTACTGGTCCTTGGTACTGCGATGGTATGCTCCTTACCAGTGCACAGCCAGCAGAAGGCAATCCATATAAGGGATTTGCCGGGCCTTGTTCAGTCGTCCCAGCCACAAATGAAATCCTATGAAGAACAGGTTAAAGGCAGCAGATATGGAATCGCCCTTGCCCAAAACACCTTGCTGCCGGAGGTCAATGTGGGTTATCAGACAGGATATGCCACCTACAACAACATTACCGGGATGAGTTATCCGGGCCTGATATTGCCTATCAGCGGACCACCATCTGCCGGCAACAGGTATGATCCGGTTCCGGGTACCGCCCTCGGGGCGCTGATTAAATGGAATCCGCTTACTTTTGGTCAGCGGCAGGCAGCAGTGGAAAAGGCCGCGGCCCTGTACAGACTGGCCGGCAGCTCCTACAACGAAGCACTTTTCAGGCAACAGTATACAGCCATCTATGTTTACCTGGATGCTGTTTTTCTGCAAAAACTTATGCAAACACACCAGGCCAATATAGCCCGTACCCGCACCGGCCTGGAGCAGTCGCTGGTACTGGCCCGGGAAGGTATCAGACCCGGTATTGATACCACCCAGTTTCAGGCAGCACTGGCACAGGCAACCACCGATCTGTTAATAACACGCAGACAGTATTATACCCAGGTATCAGAACTAACCCGGTTAACCGGGTTGCCTGACTCACCCAACAACATTCAGTTATCAGACACCTCCCTGATGGGACAGCTGCCCTCCGCTACCGATACCATACAGGGCTTCTCCGCCCATCCGCTGTTACGTTTTTATCAAACCAAAAAAGAAGTCAGCGAAAGCACCCTTAAGGAAATACAACGCACCTGGCGTCCCAAACTGGACATCTATGCCAATGCATACGCACGGGGTTCCGGTGTGGCAGCAGATGGCAGCGTCCATAAGGCAGATGGCTGGTCGCTCTCCCGCAGCAACTATGCCGCTGGCATACAACTGAGCTTTCCCATACTACAGTTTTCTGAAGTGCGTATCAAAAAGAAACAATACAGCGCTTTGATAAAAGCAGATGAAGCACAGCTCAGTCAGATTACGCTGGACCTTCAGAAACAACAGGCCACCGCCAGGTTCAACTATGATCAGAACATCCTGGTCCTGCAACAGACAGCAGTCCGGTCACAGGCTGCCAGCTTTGCCTATGAAGGGCTGCAACTCAGTTATACCAGCGGCCTGATAGATTTCACCAGACTCACACAAGGTCAATATGACCTGCTGAAGGCAGAAACAGACGAAGCAGCAGCATTCCTCCAGGTATGGCGCTCGCTGCTGGATATAGCCGTATCCGGTGGACAGCTGACAACATTTACAGACAACCTGAAATAA